The sequence GGGCCGTTTCCAGCGTAAGCTCTTCCTCGGCCAGCTCGCCATCCGTGTGCAGCACTTCGTGCAGATCGTCGGCATCCAGCCGCCGTGCGGCCTCGGCATCGAAGGCCTCGCGGAAGGCCTCGAAGGCATCTTCTCCCAGGCTCAGGCCGGCGGCCATGGCATGGCCGCCGAACTTGCGGATCAGCCCCGGGTGCCGCTTGTCGACGGCGTCCAGCGCATCGCGGATATGGAAACCGGGAATGGAACGCGCGGAACCCTTGAGTTCGCCGTTGCCGGCGTGGGCGAAGGCGACCACCGGCCGGTGCCAGGCCTCACGGACGCGGGCGGCGAGGATACCGATCACGCCCTGGTGCCAGTCGGGCCGGTACAGCGCGACCCCGGTCGGCAGCTCGCGCGCTTCGTCGAGGTGCAGGGCCTCGAGTTCGGCCAGGGCCTGGGCCTTCATGTCGGCCTCGATCTCCCGCCGCTCGCGGTTCAGCGCATCGAGCCGGCCGGCGATGTCCCGCGCCGCGCCCGGGTCATTCGCGAGCAGACACTCGATGCCCAGCGACATGTCCTCCAACCGGCCAGCGGCATTGAGCCTCGGTCCTGCGACGAACCCCAGGTCGGTGGCCACGACACGGGCCGGGTCCCGACGACCGACCTCGAGCAGGGCGAGAATGCCCGGCGCCGCCTTGCGCGCACGGATGCGGCGCAGGCCCTGTTCCACCAGGATGCGGTTGTTGCGGTCGAGCGGCACCACGTCGGCGACCGTGCCCAGCGCCACCAGGTCCAGCAGCTCGGCCAGGTTGGGTTCGGCCCGCCCCCGGCCGAACCAGCCGCGGGCACGCAGTTCGGCGCGCACACCCAGCAGCAGGTAGAAGGCGACGCCGACCCCGGCGAGGTACTTGCTGGGGAACGGATTGTCCGGCAGGTTGGGATTGACGATGGCATCGGCCGCCGGCAGCCGCGCGCCGGGCAGGTGGTGATCGGTGACAATGACCTGCATGCCGGCCGCGCGTGCCGCGTCGACGCCGGCGACACTGGCCACGCCGTTGTCCACCGTCAGCAGCAGATCGGGCGAACGCCCGGCCGCCACGGCAACGATCTCCGGCGTCAGTCCGTAGCCGAACTCGAAGCGGTTGGGCACCAGATACTCGATGCGCGCGAGCCCCAGCGCCCGCAGGCCGCGCAGACAGAGGGCAACGCTGGTGGCGCCATCGGCGTCGAAATCACCGATGACGGTCACTGCGCGATCCTCGGTAACGGCATCGGCCAGCAGCGTCACGGCACGATCGAGTCCGCCCATTTCCTCGGGCCGGAGCAGGTGCCCGAGGCCCAGATCGAGCAGCTCGCCACGATCGACGCCACGCGCCGCGTACACCCGCCGCAGCACCGGCGGCAGCGCCGCCGGCAAGGCCTCGGGATCGGCAAGCAGCGGCCGCCGTTCCACCCGCGGCGTCATGCCGCCTCTCCCAGCCATTGCGCCAGCGGCCGCGGCCGCCGCCACAGGCGCAGCGCATCAACCCGGCGAAGCAACAACTGCCGGCCGCGGCCATCCAGCAGCCGCAGCGCGCGCAGCCGGCCCCGCATCAGCGCCGACGCCAGCGGCGTGAACCACTCCCGTTCCAGCATTTCCAGCACTTCCAGCCAGTCCTCGAAGCGGCCGTAGGCCCAGGCCGCCTCCGCGTGCCCCAGCCACACCAGATGCCGCCCGCCGCCCCTGCGCGCCAGCCATTCGCGCGCATCGGCCGGCAGGTCGTGGCGCTCGATCCCGGCATGCCGCGCCCAGCCGATCCACACCGGCTCGTCGCTCCACAGGCCATCCAGTGCGCTCACCGCCGCCGCGGGACACAGCGACGCCTCGCCCCAGGCCCAGAGGCCACTGATGACGGGACGCCCGGCCGCCAGCCGCGCCTCGTTCACGGGATGCGCGAAGAACAGCATCTGGATCTCGTTCAGCAGTGCGCGCCACCCGGGATCGCTGGCCACCGGCGGCTCGCGCCCCAGCACGGCGGTCAGGGGCGGCAGGCCCGGTCCCTGCGTCTCCCGGTGGTGGAGATACCAGCGCGCCGGCCGCGCCGCCTCCAGCCGCAGGCCCTGGGGTTCGAAGTGGCGATTGAAGGCCTCGACCAGGGCCTCGGCCTCCTCCGGCTCGATGGCGAGCGTCTCCGGGCCGAACAGCAACAGCCGGTCACGATCGGCGCGCAGATGCACGGGTTCGGCACAGAGGACACCGGCAGGTGGGGCGTCGCCCAGATCGGCAAGATGGCACAACCCGGCGAGACTCGGCCCTGCGCCGGGCTCGCCGAGCCAGTCGTCGGGCAGGCGCGGCCCCCGCTCAAGCCGGCCGCGTGCCAGCCAGCGCTCGAGCACCGGCAGGCGCGTGCCGCAGCCGGCCGCCATGCCCCCGGGCCAGGGGCCCAGCAGGCCGGGGACGACCAGCGTCAGATCGGCTGCGGTGGTCACGGGCGCAGTCGCGCCCTCAGTCACTCATGTTGCCGAGGATGGCGTCGCGCACCGCATCCAGCGTGGCGTCGATGGTGACCACGCCGCCGTCCGACTCGCACTGGCGAATGGCCGTGTCCGGGTCCTTGAGGCCGTGACCGGTCAGGGTGCAGACCACAGTACTGCCCTCGGGGATCTTGCCGCTGCGGATGTCGCGCAGTGCTCCGGCCAGCGAGGTCGCCGAGGCCGGCTCGCAGAACACCCCTTCCTTGCGGGTGAGCAGCTTCTGCGCGGCCAGGATCTCCTCGTCGCTGCACTCGTCGAACCAGCCGTCGGATTCCTTCTGTGCCACCCAGGCCTTGTCCCAGGACTGGGGATGGCCGATGCGGATGGCCGTGGCCACCGTCTCCGGATTGTCGACCATGTGCCCGCGCAGGAAGGGCGCGGCGCCGGCCGCCTGGTAACCGACCATGCGCGGCCGCTCGTTGACGATGCCGTGCTCGAAGTATTCGGTGTAGCCCATCCAGTGTGCGGTGATGTTGCCGGCGTTGCCCACCGGCAGACAGTGGAAGTCGGGCGCGCGTTCCAGCTCCTCGATGATCTCGAAGGCCGCGGTCTTCTGGCCCTGCAGGCGATAGGGATTGATGGAGTTCACGATGGTCACCGGCGCCGATTCGGCGACGTCCTTGACCAGTTGCATGCCCTCGTCGAAGTTGCCGCGAATCTGCAATACCACGGCGCCGTGGATCATGGCCTGGGCCAGCTTGCCCATGGCGATCTTGCCCTCGGGAATGAGCACGAAGGCG is a genomic window of Thiohalobacter sp. containing:
- the recJ gene encoding single-stranded-DNA-specific exonuclease RecJ — protein: MTPRVERRPLLADPEALPAALPPVLRRVYAARGVDRGELLDLGLGHLLRPEEMGGLDRAVTLLADAVTEDRAVTVIGDFDADGATSVALCLRGLRALGLARIEYLVPNRFEFGYGLTPEIVAVAAGRSPDLLLTVDNGVASVAGVDAARAAGMQVIVTDHHLPGARLPAADAIVNPNLPDNPFPSKYLAGVGVAFYLLLGVRAELRARGWFGRGRAEPNLAELLDLVALGTVADVVPLDRNNRILVEQGLRRIRARKAAPGILALLEVGRRDPARVVATDLGFVAGPRLNAAGRLEDMSLGIECLLANDPGAARDIAGRLDALNRERREIEADMKAQALAELEALHLDEARELPTGVALYRPDWHQGVIGILAARVREAWHRPVVAFAHAGNGELKGSARSIPGFHIRDALDAVDKRHPGLIRKFGGHAMAAGLSLGEDAFEAFREAFDAEAARRLDADDLHEVLHTDGELAEEELTLETAHALRRAGPWGQGFPEPSFEGRFRVRSSRIVGERHLKLTLEAGGQPLDAIAFNQAEHAVAPGEELALVYRLDVNEWRGAESLQLVVEAIL
- the thrC gene encoding threonine synthase; this translates as MPFRPRYTGLIEKYRDRLPIHDDTRIISLGEGNTPLIRLNNIPRELGKEVDIYVKYEGLNPTGSFKDRGMTMAVTKAVEDGSKAIICASTGNTSAAAAAYAARAGITAFVLIPEGKIAMGKLAQAMIHGAVVLQIRGNFDEGMQLVKDVAESAPVTIVNSINPYRLQGQKTAAFEIIEELERAPDFHCLPVGNAGNITAHWMGYTEYFEHGIVNERPRMVGYQAAGAAPFLRGHMVDNPETVATAIRIGHPQSWDKAWVAQKESDGWFDECSDEEILAAQKLLTRKEGVFCEPASATSLAGALRDIRSGKIPEGSTVVCTLTGHGLKDPDTAIRQCESDGGVVTIDATLDAVRDAILGNMSD